Proteins found in one Sardina pilchardus chromosome 3, fSarPil1.1, whole genome shotgun sequence genomic segment:
- the lrrc59 gene encoding leucine-rich repeat-containing protein 59 — protein sequence MRAKAKFENIKDKIDGNEVDLSLCNLTDVPVRELAAYPKATKLDISCNNLITLPPEFCGLTHLVRIDLSKNQLTSLPEDLGLLTSLNHLDLFQNKLQTLPVSFSQLRSLKWLDLKDNPLEATLAKAAGDCLDDKQCRQCAVKVLQHMRVLQEEADRLREKHLLRQRELELKREAKQREREAKEKEVRKREKAEEKERKRKEYEAQQAALATQEQQKKKREEKKKRAAAAADKKKVESVVVARSGWSVSCVLFRFLLLLLLGVGSSVAVCHLSALREEEVCAPLRMLLQGALQWAEGQELLQPILQKISDLTASSQAL from the exons ATGAGGGCGAAAGCTAAGTTTGAGAATATTAAGGACAAAATTGATGGCAATGAGGTGGACCTCAGTCTTTGCAACCTCACCGATGTCCCCGTCAGAGAGCTG GCGGCTTATCCCAAAGCCACAAAACTGGATATCTCCTGCAACAATTTGATCACTCTCCCA CCCGAGTTCTGTGGCCTAACTCACCTGGTGAGGATCGACCTGAGTAAGAACCAGCTGACGAGTCTCCCTGAAGACCTGGGCCTCCTCACCAGCCTGAACCACCTGGACCTCTTCCAGAACAAACTACAGACACTGCCCGTCAGCTTCTCACAGCTcagg agtctGAAATGGCTGGACCTAAAAGATAACCCTCTTGAGGCAACTCTGGCCAAAGCTGCTGGCGACTGTCTGGATGACAAGCAGTGCAGGCAATGTGCTGTGAAG gtactgcAGCACATGAGGGTCCTTCAGGAGGAGGCGGATAGGCTGAGAGAGAAGCATCTGCTCAGACAAAGAG AGCTGGAGCTGAAGCGCGAGGCCAAGCAGAGGGAGCGGGAGgcgaaggagaaggaggtgcgGAAGCGAGAGAAggcggaggagaaggagaggaagaggaaggagtaCGAGGCCCAGCAGGCCGCGCTGGCCACCCAGGagcagcagaagaagaagagggaggagaagaaaaagagagctgCAGCCGCCGCAG ATAAGAAGAAGGTGGAGTCTGTGGTGGTGGCGCGTTCCGGTTGGTcagtgtcgtgcgtgctgttccgcttcctgctcctgctgctgctgggagtGGGCAGCTCGGTGGCGGTGTGCCATCTGAGCGCGCTCCGCGAGGAGGAGGTGTGCGCGCCGCTCCGGATGCTCCTGCAGGGGGCGCTTCAGTGGGCCGAGGGCCAGGAGCTCCTGCAGCCCATCCTACAGAAGATCTCGGACCTCACCGCCTCCAGCCAAGCCCTCTGA